The DNA segment CATCAACACTAAAGTCTTTGCCAGGAAGAAAACCTTGAAAAATTAAGTGCTTATAGAAGTGTACAAGAAAAGTCTTCTGAATCTCTTGTCGGATGCCAACAGGCAAAAGATGAGCTATTGTCCAAATTACCGCACTGGGATCTAACCACAATACACGCTCAATGCAAATAATTATGACTCCTGCTGCTGCTTCTGTAGAAAGTTGGGAGTTGAGATGACTGATTAAATCTTGTCCAATTTGTATGTTCCGAGTCATCATCGCCATGACTATTTTGGCAATTTCTCTTTCCAACTCTACGCAGGTCATACCCAAAGTTCCTTCTGTGGCAGAAATCTAGTTCAGATAAGTATATCCAAAGAAGGAGGAAAATGTACCCTAGGATGGATGAAATGTTTAGACGTGATGATGTTGCTGTGTTTTAGAAGCTGGTGTGTCTTTCTCTACAAGTGCGATCGCTACTAAACCAATCCCAGAAACTATAATTAATCCAAGCGTAGATGCAAGGTATGCATTTTTTAGCATTTCTAGGGCATTCTCGAACAAAATATACGTTGTCATTATTCTTACACTCAACTTTAGATGGTAGCTCTTCCTTATTTCTCCACGCTATTACGGTTAAATTCCACAGAGAAATTACTATATCTACCTGCTTAACAATTTGTTACACCTGTAATTATACGGCTAAAAGCTTTTCTTTTCAAAGAAAATGTTTTTTTCGATAAGTTTACTTCAAATGTATATTGAATTACCGTTTATATTTAAAAGCCATGTATGTTCTTGCTACAAATCGAGTTAAATACTAATCAAGCATTTTTCCAACGTAGCGACAACTGATTGAGAAAGTGCTGCGAAGTCGTAGCCACCCTCTAAGCCAAAAACGACTTTGGGAGTCAGCTGTAGACAATATTCAGTAAACTTGCTGTAATCATGAGGTTGTAGTGCGATTTCTGCTAAAGGATCAGCCGCATTGGCGTCGTATCCTGCACTAACAATTAATAAGTCTGGTTGAAAGTTGGACAAGAAAGGAACAACTTTTTCTTCAAACAAGGGTTGATAGACTGCCATTGTACTACCAGGAGACACAGGTAGATTGAGAACGTTGTTATATTTACCTTGCTCAGATGCTTGTCCAGTTCCAGGGTAGCAAGGAGACTGATGAAGTGAGCAAAAAGCTATCTGAGGATGATTTTCGACGATCGCTTGAGTACCGTTACCATGATGTACGTCCCAATCAAGAATAGCAACTCGGTTAATATCAGGTTGCTCTAAAGCGTAGTGTGCAGCGATCGCCGCGTTGGAGAAAAGACAAAAACCCATACCGCGATCGCTTTCAGCATGATGTCCTGGGGGACGTGTTAGAACAAAAGCTGGATTGTGATTCTCTAAAACAATGCTAACACCATCTAGCCACGCACTGACTGCTAACAAGGCAACGTCATAGCTGCGTGGCGAAACGAGTGTATCTGCTTCTAAATAACCGCCGCCAGTGTTTGCTATGTAGCGAACAAGTTCGATGTACTTCGGTGTATGAATACGTTCTACAAATGCTAATGCTGGAGATTCATTTACCGGCGTAGGCGATCGCCACTCTAGATGGTGTGCAAACTTTGATTGTTGTAGTGCTGTTGCGATCGCGCTTAATCGCTTAGGTGTTTCTGGGTGAAACCGTCCAGTTTTGTGTTCCAAAAACTCATCCGAATAGATCACTGGCAGCATATTACAAACAAAACAGCATGGACTACTGAATCTAAATTGTAGCCTTACTCATCTCGTTTCAAGTCGCTTCTATCATCCATCGGCGTATCATGCATTGGCGGTGTCATTGCTGGATTACCAGTGACTTCTTCTGTTGGCAATTGTTGCATGACATCATCAATTGCTGGCGGATGTTTGATTTTGTCTAACACTTCTGGTGATAGTACATCTTCTGGGCGTTCTTTTTCTGTCATGGGAGCTTTCTATCTAACTTGCCACAGCTTAAACTGCTTTTTTCAAGTTTACACACTACCTTGCGACTTAAATTCTTATGCTCTAAATCTCCTGCATCAGTCACAGATGCCCTTCGACTCTCTTTTGCGCTACCTCAACGAAGTTTCAAGAGATTTGAATTTTAAGTTTTAAACTCAAGACTCTAAATCCGTGGACTTTGTTTATCTAGCAGCGAATTCATTCGCCAAGCTGCTTCCTCCAGTCGTAGAGAAAATATGCTAGAATTGTATCATTATTTAACAAATATTTAGCAGAAAAGTGGAGTAATTTGGCGTTTTTCCACTTTAACGACTAAAAATCTTAGATTTTTGGAGTTTTTCACCATATGACAAGTCAGGATAGGATTATCCCAACTGATCTGCGTAATGAGATGTCCCGCTCCTATTTAGAGTACGCTATGAGCGTCATTGTAGGTCGGGCGCTGCCGGATGCCAGGGATGGTCTGAAACCTGTGCATCGCCGCATTCTTTATGCAATGCATGAATTGGGTTTAACCGCAGATCGCCCGTTTCGGAAATGTGCTCGTGTTGTTGGGGAAGTTTTAGGTAAATACCATCCTCACGGTGATGGATCGGTGTATGACGCACTGGTACGGATGGCACA comes from the Gloeocapsopsis sp. IPPAS B-1203 genome and includes:
- a CDS encoding histone deacetylase, translated to MLPVIYSDEFLEHKTGRFHPETPKRLSAIATALQQSKFAHHLEWRSPTPVNESPALAFVERIHTPKYIELVRYIANTGGGYLEADTLVSPRSYDVALLAVSAWLDGVSIVLENHNPAFVLTRPPGHHAESDRGMGFCLFSNAAIAAHYALEQPDINRVAILDWDVHHGNGTQAIVENHPQIAFCSLHQSPCYPGTGQASEQGKYNNVLNLPVSPGSTMAVYQPLFEEKVVPFLSNFQPDLLIVSAGYDANAADPLAEIALQPHDYSKFTEYCLQLTPKVVFGLEGGYDFAALSQSVVATLEKCLISI